The Macaca thibetana thibetana isolate TM-01 chromosome 11, ASM2454274v1, whole genome shotgun sequence genome window below encodes:
- the ACADS gene encoding short-chain specific acyl-CoA dehydrogenase, mitochondrial isoform X3: protein MAASLLARASGPVRRALCPRAWRQLHTIYQSVELPETHQMLLQTCRDFAEKELFPIAAQVDKEQLFPAAQVKKMGGLGLLAMDVPEELGGAGLDYLAYAIAMEEISRGCASTGVIMSVNNSLYLGPILKFGSKEQKQKWVTPFTSGDKIGCFALSEPEPSLLGPTGPIFALGQVGCPCPSPAATEVYTFPRSWQRVSGLELPREGISAFLVPMPTPGLTLGKKEDKLGIRGSSTANLIFEDCRIPKDSILGEPGMGFKIAMQTLDMGRIGIASQALGIAQTALDCAANYAENRMAFGAPLTKLQVIQFKLADMALALESARLLTWRAAMLKDNKKPFIKEAAMAKLAASEAATAISHQAIQILGGMGYVTEMPAERHYRDARITEIYEGTSEIQRLVIAGHLLRSYRS, encoded by the exons ATGGCCGCCTCGCTGCTCGCCCGGGCCTCTGGCCCTGTCCGCAGAG CTCTCTGTCCTAGGGCCTGGCGGCAGTTACACACCATCTACCAGTCTGTGGAACTGCCTGAGACACACCAGATGTTGCTCCAGACATGCCGGGACTTTGCAGAGAAGGAGTTGTTTCCCATTGCAGCCCAGGTGGATAAGGAACAGCTCTTCCCAGCCGCTCAG GTGAAGAAGATGGGCGGGCTCGGGCTTCTGGCCATGGACGTGCCCGAGGAGCTTGGCGGTGCCGGCCTTGATTACCTGGCCTACGCCATCGCCATGGAGGAGATCAGCCGCGGCTGCGCCTCCACTGGAGTCATCATGAGTGTCAACAAT TCTCTCTACCTGGGGCCCATCTTGAAGTTTGGCTCCAAGGAGCAGAAGCAGAAGTGGGTCACGCCTTTCACCAGTGGTGATAAAATTGGCTGCTTTGCCCTCAGCGAACCAG AGCCTTCTCTCCTTGGCCCGACTGGGCCTATTTTTGCTCTAGGGCAAGTGGGCTGTCCCTGTCCCTCCCCAGCTGCCACTGAAGTCTACACCTTCCCCAGAAGCTGGCAGAGGGTGTCAGGGCTTGAGCTTCCGAGGGAG GGCATCAGTGCCTTCCTGGTCCCCATGCCAACGCCTGGGCTCACGttggggaagaaggaagacaAGCTGGGCATCCGGGGCTCATCCACGGCCAACCTCATCTTTGAGGACTGTCGCATCCCCAAGGACAGCATCCTGGGGGAGCCGGGGATGGGCTTCAAGATAGCCATG CAAACCCTGGACATGGGCCGCATCGGCATCgcctcccaggccctgggcaTTGCCCAGACCGCCCTCGATTGTGCTGCGAACTATGCTGAGAATCGCATGGCCTTCGGGGCGCCCCTCACCAAGCTCCAGGTCATCCAG TTCAAGTTGGCAGACATGGCCCTGGCCCTGGAGAGTGCCCGGCTGCTGACCTGGCGTGCTGCCATGCTGAAGGATAACAAGAAGCCTTTCATCAAG GAGGCAGCCATGGCCAAGCTGGCCGCCTCGGAGGCTGCGACCGCCATCAGCCACCAG GCCATCCAGATCCTGGGCGGCATGGGCTATGTGACAGAGATGCCAGCAGAACGGCACTACCGCGATGCCCGTATCACTGAGATCTACGAGGGCACCAGCGAAATCCAGCGGCTGGTGATCGCCGGGCACCTGCTCAGGAGCTACCGGAGCTGA
- the ACADS gene encoding short-chain specific acyl-CoA dehydrogenase, mitochondrial isoform X1 translates to MAASLLARASGPVRRALCPRAWRQLHTIYQSVELPETHQMLLQTCRDFAEKELFPIAAQVDKEQLFPAAQVKKMGGLGLLAMDVPEELGGAGLDYLAYAIAMEEISRGCASTGVIMSVNNSLYLGPILKFGSKEQKQKWVTPFTSGDKIGCFALSEPGNGSDAGAASTTARAEGDSWVLNGTKAWITNAWEASAAVVFASTDRALQNKGISAFLVPMPTPGLTLGKKEDKLGIRGSSTANLIFEDCRIPKDSILGEPGMGFKIAMQTLDMGRIGIASQALGIAQTALDCAANYAENRMAFGAPLTKLQVIQFKLADMALALESARLLTWRAAMLKDNKKPFIKEAAMAKLAASEAATAISHQAIQILGGMGYVTEMPAERHYRDARITEIYEGTSEIQRLVIAGHLLRSYRS, encoded by the exons ATGGCCGCCTCGCTGCTCGCCCGGGCCTCTGGCCCTGTCCGCAGAG CTCTCTGTCCTAGGGCCTGGCGGCAGTTACACACCATCTACCAGTCTGTGGAACTGCCTGAGACACACCAGATGTTGCTCCAGACATGCCGGGACTTTGCAGAGAAGGAGTTGTTTCCCATTGCAGCCCAGGTGGATAAGGAACAGCTCTTCCCAGCCGCTCAG GTGAAGAAGATGGGCGGGCTCGGGCTTCTGGCCATGGACGTGCCCGAGGAGCTTGGCGGTGCCGGCCTTGATTACCTGGCCTACGCCATCGCCATGGAGGAGATCAGCCGCGGCTGCGCCTCCACTGGAGTCATCATGAGTGTCAACAAT TCTCTCTACCTGGGGCCCATCTTGAAGTTTGGCTCCAAGGAGCAGAAGCAGAAGTGGGTCACGCCTTTCACCAGTGGTGATAAAATTGGCTGCTTTGCCCTCAGCGAACCAG GAAACGGTAGCGATGCAGGAGCCGCGTCCACCACCGCCCGGGCCGAGGGCGACTCGTGGGTCCTGAATGGCACCAAAGCCTGGATCACCAATGCCTGGGAGGCCTCGGCTGCCGTGGTCTTTGCCAGCACAGACAGAGCCCTGCAAAACAAG GGCATCAGTGCCTTCCTGGTCCCCATGCCAACGCCTGGGCTCACGttggggaagaaggaagacaAGCTGGGCATCCGGGGCTCATCCACGGCCAACCTCATCTTTGAGGACTGTCGCATCCCCAAGGACAGCATCCTGGGGGAGCCGGGGATGGGCTTCAAGATAGCCATG CAAACCCTGGACATGGGCCGCATCGGCATCgcctcccaggccctgggcaTTGCCCAGACCGCCCTCGATTGTGCTGCGAACTATGCTGAGAATCGCATGGCCTTCGGGGCGCCCCTCACCAAGCTCCAGGTCATCCAG TTCAAGTTGGCAGACATGGCCCTGGCCCTGGAGAGTGCCCGGCTGCTGACCTGGCGTGCTGCCATGCTGAAGGATAACAAGAAGCCTTTCATCAAG GAGGCAGCCATGGCCAAGCTGGCCGCCTCGGAGGCTGCGACCGCCATCAGCCACCAG GCCATCCAGATCCTGGGCGGCATGGGCTATGTGACAGAGATGCCAGCAGAACGGCACTACCGCGATGCCCGTATCACTGAGATCTACGAGGGCACCAGCGAAATCCAGCGGCTGGTGATCGCCGGGCACCTGCTCAGGAGCTACCGGAGCTGA
- the ACADS gene encoding short-chain specific acyl-CoA dehydrogenase, mitochondrial isoform X2, translated as MGGLGLLAMDVPEELGGAGLDYLAYAIAMEEISRGCASTGVIMSVNNSLYLGPILKFGSKEQKQKWVTPFTSGDKIGCFALSEPGNGSDAGAASTTARAEGDSWVLNGTKAWITNAWEASAAVVFASTDRALQNKGISAFLVPMPTPGLTLGKKEDKLGIRGSSTANLIFEDCRIPKDSILGEPGMGFKIAMQTLDMGRIGIASQALGIAQTALDCAANYAENRMAFGAPLTKLQVIQFKLADMALALESARLLTWRAAMLKDNKKPFIKEAAMAKLAASEAATAISHQAIQILGGMGYVTEMPAERHYRDARITEIYEGTSEIQRLVIAGHLLRSYRS; from the exons ATGGGCGGGCTCGGGCTTCTGGCCATGGACGTGCCCGAGGAGCTTGGCGGTGCCGGCCTTGATTACCTGGCCTACGCCATCGCCATGGAGGAGATCAGCCGCGGCTGCGCCTCCACTGGAGTCATCATGAGTGTCAACAAT TCTCTCTACCTGGGGCCCATCTTGAAGTTTGGCTCCAAGGAGCAGAAGCAGAAGTGGGTCACGCCTTTCACCAGTGGTGATAAAATTGGCTGCTTTGCCCTCAGCGAACCAG GAAACGGTAGCGATGCAGGAGCCGCGTCCACCACCGCCCGGGCCGAGGGCGACTCGTGGGTCCTGAATGGCACCAAAGCCTGGATCACCAATGCCTGGGAGGCCTCGGCTGCCGTGGTCTTTGCCAGCACAGACAGAGCCCTGCAAAACAAG GGCATCAGTGCCTTCCTGGTCCCCATGCCAACGCCTGGGCTCACGttggggaagaaggaagacaAGCTGGGCATCCGGGGCTCATCCACGGCCAACCTCATCTTTGAGGACTGTCGCATCCCCAAGGACAGCATCCTGGGGGAGCCGGGGATGGGCTTCAAGATAGCCATG CAAACCCTGGACATGGGCCGCATCGGCATCgcctcccaggccctgggcaTTGCCCAGACCGCCCTCGATTGTGCTGCGAACTATGCTGAGAATCGCATGGCCTTCGGGGCGCCCCTCACCAAGCTCCAGGTCATCCAG TTCAAGTTGGCAGACATGGCCCTGGCCCTGGAGAGTGCCCGGCTGCTGACCTGGCGTGCTGCCATGCTGAAGGATAACAAGAAGCCTTTCATCAAG GAGGCAGCCATGGCCAAGCTGGCCGCCTCGGAGGCTGCGACCGCCATCAGCCACCAG GCCATCCAGATCCTGGGCGGCATGGGCTATGTGACAGAGATGCCAGCAGAACGGCACTACCGCGATGCCCGTATCACTGAGATCTACGAGGGCACCAGCGAAATCCAGCGGCTGGTGATCGCCGGGCACCTGCTCAGGAGCTACCGGAGCTGA